cctggtCCCAGGAAGACCACTGGGGGAAATCTCCTGGGGCTGCTGGTACCAGTGAGCTCCATTGGATGAACTAGTTAATATTGAGCACATTACCAATCTCAATTACTTCCATTGGATATTAATGTGTTCCTCTTGTAACCACTGGATTGTCAGTTTATTTCCACTGGTAATTGCCACAAATCCAATTTCAAACCACTGGCAGATTTTGGGAATGTTTCCACCTCTGAAATAGGGGCCTACTTATCCTATTGTCAacattgtttttcatttcagtttttctTGCCTCACTCACGAGGGGGTTCCAGTGGGCAATCAAGAATTATACGCAAAGCATATAGCAAGCACTATTATGGTGACATGGTGGCTGGCTCTTATGAAATGTGgaaagaatttgaaaaggaGAGTGGAGAGAAGTTACAGTAGTAAGTATTTATAAACTGTCATTAGCAATCACCTCTATGAAGTGCAACTGTTATTAGCAGTCACTTCTATGAAATGCATCAGTCATTTGCTGTCACTTCTATGAAATGCTACTCATTGGCAGTCACTTCTATGAAATGCAAGTTATTAGTACCAGTCACTTCTGTGAAATGCAACTCATTGGCAGTCACATCTATGAAATGCAACTCATTGGCAGACACTTCTATAAAATGCAGCTGATCTGCAGTCACTTCTATGAAATGCAACTCATTGGCAGTCACTTTCATGAAATGTAACTCATTGGCAGTCACTTCTATGAAATGCAAGTTATTAGTACCAGTCACTTCTATGAAATGCAACTCATTGGCAGTCACATCTATGAAATGCAGCTCATTAGCAGTCACTTCTATGAAATTCAACTCATTGGCAGTAACTTCTATGAAATGCACTGATTGGCAGTCACTTCTATGAAATGCAACTCATTGGCAGTCACTTCTATGAAATGCAGCTCATTAGCAGTCACTTCTATGAAATTCAACTCATTGGCAGTCACTTCTATGAAATGCAACTGATTGGCAGTCACTTCTATGAAATGCAACTCATTGGCAGTCACTTCTATGAAATGCAACTCATTAGCAGTCACTTTAGAATTGCATCTCATTTGCAGTCACTTCTATGAAATGCAGCTCATTGGCAGTCACTTCTATGAAATGCAACTCATTGGCAGTCACTTTAGAATTGCATCTCATTTGCAGTCACTTGTATGAAATGTGCAACACTTGATGAAAATTGAAGAAGCGAAATTAAATGATGTTGAAAAACTGATCATGGCCCCTGCTGAGTGCATCTGCATAACCCCCTTTACAAAGAAAGGGAACAAAAGTGCAATCGGATGTATTTAAGCAATAAAAGCCGAAAAGGGTCTACCATTTCAGTCCAGAAAGCACAGGTACATATATTGTTTCCTTattcttcatacatgtattcaacttTTCTTTTTGCAGATGAAGTGGAATATGCCACCAACTTATATTGAAACATTCTGTATACTtgctgtgccccccccccccctcccccaccaccCACCACCCCAGCATTCTGAGCAAAGATTATGCATATTATACACAAATTGGTTCTCCTGGGTCTCACTCTGTTCCAGTGACACTGGGTTCCTTGTCATCGGACTGGATGGGACGAGTTCTCCTAGTGGTGAAGAGTTAAAGAATATGCGAGCGACGCTACAGAGGTTCAACATCCCTCACGATGAGCTCAGCAATGATCAAATTAAAGAAAGATATCCGACTCTGAACTACCCAAGCAGTTATAGGGCTGTCCTTGATAAAGCGGCTGGTGTACTGGTTGCTGAGAAATGTGTAAATGTTGTTCAGGTAAGAGATGGTtcttttgaaaatcaatatatgtgactcgctctaccaaatctaggcgcttgtcgcatctgaactcgacaggttgatacggacttgttgttcatttccctattgtagaccttttgtgaaatctattacaaactgatttggtcacatttcacaaaaggtctacaatagggaaatgaacaacaagtccgtatcaacctgtcaagttcagatgcgacaagcgcctagttttggtggagcgggtcacatatatgtaTCACAACTGCGACCCAGTGGTGTTTCCAGTTTCCTGTGGTCATGTACTACAGAAGGGTTTCATATACTGtagtagtacagtagaacttctctattaaggacaccctcgggactgacatgtgctgtctttaataaagaggtgtcctgtttagagaggtaaaattgaatggaaacaaccaatttgggaccaaacctagagtccttagtagagaggttgtcattaatagagggctctaggaaaattcgtccccggaaaactcatCCCCGGAAAATTAGAATTTGCAGGGACAGTTTTCCGgtgacgaattatccggggacgaattttcctgtaaccttAAAGGAGAGgttctgctaagggaggttccactgtataaaaTATTGTGGTGTTTCAACTGTAACTAGTAGTGATATTTCTTTGGTAGCCTGTGATGTTTTATTTGTAACTAGTAGTGTCCCAGTCGCAGCCAGTGGGAATCGAGTGAATCCACTGGTGTCCCAGCAGTGTCAAAAGAAGTCCCTGTGTTATCTAGTTATCCAGGTGTAAACAGAGGCATTATCTAGTTATCCAGGTGTAAACAAAGGCATTGCAGTAGCTCCCAGTGGTGTTCCAGgtagccagtggtgatccagTGGTAATTATTCTGAGTAGTGTCTCGAGATAATGCCTGGCTGGCACTTATGGCAATTATGGGGATCCCGTGCAGGAGGCCCTTCAGATATTCATCTTACACATAATATGGTTTAAAACAATCATAAATATAGGATCAGCTACATATATTTTTTCCTTAATCTTTTTTTGTAGAACCTGGCAAAAAGGTTCGGTTGTGAGATTCGAGATGGAACAAAAGTAACAGAGGTTATTCctggtgatgatgtcacaacagtCCAGACATCCAATGGCAATTTTAAGGCAAAATCTGTGGTACTAGCAGCAGGTGCATGGACAGAAAAAATAATCAACACATTGGGAATTGTATTACCTGTTGTGGTGAGTAGCCCTGTAGGTTCGTAATTCCTTAGTGTACTGTAAGTCAGGAAATATTTGCAGATATCATTATCCCCGGTTTTGTCAAATGTGTCAGCCGAGTGCCAGGTCCATGGGTCTCATATTATTACCAACAGTTTCTGACAATTTAAGGCGATATCTGATTACAACTTCATGTTCTTGGTTCTTGTTAGCTTTAAGCTTCTTAGCTTCAAGTTTTTGGTAACAGAATCGTAAGATCAATTTTAGCATATTCTTTCAGCCTCAAAGAGCAACTGTGATGTACTGGAAATCGAAGGATCCTCAACAGCATTTGGCGAAAGATGGTTATCCGAGCATTTCTTGTAGGATTGAGGATGGCCGTGGCTTCTTCTATCTGATACCATCTTTAGAATACCCGGGTTATTGTAAGGTATGTTTCGGCACTACCAACCGTTCCAAACTTGTTTGCTCTTCCTTCATTGATGCCAATACTCTGCCCCCAAATGCACAATTGCATAAAAATATGTACACTCCAGATGCAGTGGAATCAGCCTCGTTCTCCTAACATGGAGGAAGTGAAATCTGGATGATTGGCTGCCTTGGTAGTCTAACCAGGCTATTGTAGTCAATGCTATTTCCAGCTTtgaagatatttttttcaagacTAACAGGGCTTATCTCGAGTACTGACACTATCGAATTGTGTGTTACTTTCACTTCAGGCATCATTCCATGACTACCGAAGAAATTCTCCAGATTACTGCGATCCAGACAGTCGTAATCTAGCCTCGGATGCTGCATTTATAAATGATGTGGCAACTTACATCAGAAGATATATGCCAGGACTGGAGGACAAGCCATCCATCACTGAATACTgcatgtatacggtgagcacaatttTAGACTGAAAAAGtccatttgaaatatttctttccCAGTGACACCACTGACACATTGATGCTATCAAAGCCTTTTACAATTCTTTtacaccaagaataaataaagacttctTGATAGCACTTATAAGGATCCTTAATTCCTGCCACAGAGCCTCCAAATTATTTTACCTATGCATATATTCCTACTTAATATTTGATAAATCAAGAAAGAAAATCCTTTATCTAAAATTCTTTATTTTGCAGGAATCTCCAGACAGAGATTATGTCTTGGATGCTCACCCAAAGCACAAGAACATCTTCATTGCCACAGGCTTCTCAGGTAAAGGGTTGTGCGAATTCCCGAAAAGGGACTCCTTTCCCCAGTTTAATTGATGACCATCCAGCAATATATCATTCTATCTGCACGGATCCTTGGCTGGGAAAATTAAGAGTGCAGACATCCTTGATCAGCTGTGTTaaaaattgacatttgaatttcagaacttaaaatgaattattttctgaaattgagcaTTGATTTTAGACGCTTGCTAGAGGTACGGGAGTCCTTTTGCGTATCTCTGGCTTATTCGTACGGCATTTCTTCCGTACCGTTTAGTGCTATCAGTATATATGGAACTATAACTTGCAACTTATATTTTTGAATACCTGTACCTGCATGCGCAAAATAACTCCCATAACTTTAGCATTCTGACCTAGGGATACCTGTCCCGTACCTCTAGAAAGTGCGTTGATTTGAATCAGCTGAGATTCTTCTTCTGCCTTCATAGTTTTTGAGATGATAGCCCACATTCGGTTACCATGTTTGCTGTCCAAGTGAGTTCTGCCAACTgcgagccccagagctttgtggttaCAGGGTTGGGTTGTGTGCTGTGACCTGTTTTACTCTCCAGTCTTCATTAGGGACCAGGTCTGAAGCGTAAGAGCTGGTGTCTGGTCTCCAGCTCCTCATTCACATCGACCAATCTCCCAAATATCTTTATAATTCTGTCTTTGATACCGCACATATAGTCTTCAGACATGGTGGATCATCCAGATGACTTCTAGGAAACCAagctttctcttttcaggtcaTGGTTTCAAGCTTGGCCCAGCTGTTGGAAAAGTTTTGGCTGAGATGGCGACTGGATGTCAACCAAGTTATGATATCTCGCATTTCAAAATAGGAAGGTTTTTAAACAAGGCAAAAGCCAGATTATGAGATTGGTCACATGAAAGTTGGAGGCTTCATCCAATGAATTTTAACTCAACTGATAACGGAAGCATGCTCAAGAGAGAACCTGACATCTGTCAGCGAATccaggaaaaaaatatatgcaTGTAATGTATAAGATCAGCTATAGACTGAGCGCCCTTTGGATGTAATCAGCAATACAATGTTTATTTCCTTCTCTTTTAAgagaaaatattgaattttagtTTTTGATACCTGTCGGTGCTGTTACAGAAGTTACACTCAGGAGCTCAAGTTCTTCTGCAAAGATGCTATTTTTACTGAATATTTATTATTTGATTTCTGGTTATAAGTAACATTTTAGAAATTAATTCCAAATGATACTTGATCTTTTATCATTGAAAAAGTGTATCATGATAATGTTGGGCCAGCATTTGTGATTATTACTGATTTCTTGTGAAAGTATAGCCAGAAGGCATTTGTAGAACAGGTTTGTACACTTTCTAATTCACAGGGACTCATTACTCGTGCTGAACATCATTATCTCGAGACTCTTCTCCTAAGTGGATGTGTTTTATACAGTATGGACATAGAATAATGCAATTTGAAGTATGTTATGGGCCTACCAATAAAAATGCAATGCCTGTTCATTCAGTGTTAGTTTCCATTCCTGAAGCCTATCCGCAACCAAAGCTGAATTGTGCTGCGCCCTTCTATGTTGCATTCCTGAGTTATCTCGAGATGaagggtataggcctacatctttACCTTCTGGCAGCTTTGCAATTCAACTCCTATAAAAGCTTTTGATTGTAGCTGGACTGGTCATGGTATAGATTTTGATGAAACTAATCACTACCCCCCCCTTCCTATAAACTCCCGCAGTTGGATATCAAGCAAAACATAATCACAACCAAGCTTTGAAGACAACATCATTTCACCGCAGCTCATGCAAATAGTTAAAGATGTTTAAGTCCACCAACTGTGATTGAATGGCCAAGTTGTTATTGCATGATGCTGATGATAAACAATCACTATTTCAAGGCCCTATGTATATCCACCAAAGTGATCCTCAAACAACCAAGTCTAAAAGCCATCTTCTGTGTTGAATTCCATGGCAGTTCCCAGCATAACATAATGTGAGCATTCTTTCATCTTTTCTGACACTCACCAATTTGCAGTCCAGGTGGGTTTTTCAtttaagacaatgtcacaagctACAGCAGACATCACGAAAAGACCACTGCTGAAGACAATTTCGGTCGGAACTGCCCGGACTGAAAAACTAGACTTATCTAGTTTATTTTCAACGACGACGTTAAACAGTGGCGCTGTTTGGTGATCaataataagcccccctttaggaggggctcttaagatacacgtgtgtgcgggagtagataatgtaaaagaatgatgagaaataaagagagtaactattgattgtatatcctacaaacaattttttttggtatttttctgaattaactccgttgagtttaccgatttctccgcgatcttccggtggtggttgctatcccattgcttgaaattaatttaaattaatttaaatcttcatgggaattcgctacatcatatgcctaagaaattggccaattatattaatatttttatcagagaaatatccgtcctaaataatgacagaaaagggtggtttatttcaattttgtgtcgacatgatcgaggtcacgtgacataaaaacaaaacaatcgcgcacacccgtccaaaaaaggcactttaagaaaaacaaatacgtttttccagcttaaaaccacactgacgactaagttatattggtctactgcccaaatctgaagtatcaaattgaatgacaaactagaactagctctatttagctatagttgcgtgaaaaattcgggtgagcgacgtacattctgtaccctagcggccaataattaaactactttcagccgtctgctccggtctcgttagggagtttttcccaaatgtacgcgatgatgacgtgccccattaacaggacgtaacatctattttaaaatgcgtttcgaaagtgaatgcatgaggacaacccatttgtgtcgtatatcactggaaacgcccgattcccgtgaataaggtcaatcacaatgtattacattaccaaaacaaaaatgtgtcggaaggaactatatggatggtcccatcgcaccccccctccagcagtatgacacagaagggctagttgactgtccaccgggggggggttggggggagcttccccccaacgcactggtaaaaacctatgtcgacggaggggggtttggggggtgtccccccattgtaacagctgtagttgttagagcttgcacttaacatatgctcgtaggggggttcgggggagctcccccgacctaaaggggggctcacaaagttcttgactttacatattatgacACTATGGTTTCAATAGCCAGTGGGCCACACGGTCGCCACTTTGTACCCCTAAACTAGTTCTCCAGGCGCCGGCCGTTTCCATAGATATGCATGGGTTTATCGTGttcaaaaaactttttaatTTAACGCCATGATCTTATTTTCCATGTACAGAGGATGCTTTGGCGATTTTTCGAGGCCATCTTCTGTGAGCTTAGGACTGGTTCACTACCCGAATTTGGCGGTCATACGGTACCATAGGTCTCACAAGCCAGTGTCTCCAGCAGAACGAACGAGTAGGCCCGGGTCTGGGATGCGCACATTATACTGAACTCCCAGCGGTATTGCTTCCGTTACCTCCGCCTATGcgcgcgttgtctgtaaagcttagcaatgtcaatatagTAATTAAGGGTCAAGATGGGGATGTGAGGCGTGTTCTGGAATCCTTCTGAGGTCAATCCTTTGTTCATAACCACTACGTACAACCCATACATTTTTTGATTGGAGACGTTCTGATGAGCACTTTCGATGGATTTAATTTGATAGTTGCCactaggtggcgccacctttagTACCACATGGGTCCTAGAAATGGTGTGAAATTGGTCCATAATAGACCTGATAGTGCCAAATTGCTCTAAAATGCGTCAGGTGTGGCAGTTATAGCGAATACCTCGCCCGCACAATATGCATACATTCAATCTGCCGTGCGAGTCTGGCGATAGTTGCGCGATAGGCCTAGTCATTAAGTCAATTCCTATCATTTCActtcaagtcaaatttgatAAATGAAAAGCCGCGACACCTATATGttattttatttgatttaagAATAGTGTTCCCCTGGCTATGATCACACGGTTGTGGCTTTACGAAGAAATGAATATCATTTCACCAATCTATGATGACAAGGCGAACTTGACACACATCACAtacatcaggcctattttggaccAATTTCACACCATTTCTTTTCTAGGACTCGTGTGGTAcaaaaggtggcgccaccttagTGGCAGCTATAAAATCCATCAAAAGTGTTATAAACGTTTCCCCTGGGTCACCACAAATCTAAAAATGTATAGGTTCGGTAGTTTAATGAACAAAGGATTGACTTCAGAAGGATTCCAGAACATGCCTCACAaccccattctgaaccatcagagttaatcggtccgttacctccgtTGGTGTAACAAAGTCCGAGTTGACGGAGTGGATCACAatcttgagggtcaagatgcgcAACCCAGACCCGAGCCGACTCGTCGTTGGTTCAGCTGGATACATTCTCCACACTGGCTTGTGAGACCTATCAATGGCGGTCAAAAAATCACAATTTCGATTTTGACACCTTAAATTCCCCTTATTCTCTTGTTTCGACTATCTGATTAACGCACTCATTGCACATGATGTAAGAAAATGTTATTCTCCGCCGATTGACCCTAAACATATTTTAGGAATCGACATAACAGTATGAAATTCGCACAAGATTCGTGAAGAAATTCATTGTTTACAAAAGTGGAACAAAACGGACTAGGTCGTACCGCCGTGCCGTGCATGCACTGCATGCGTGGCTggcgtggggggggggatgaatcAGAATGGACCTTTTCGAAGTTATTTGGCGCTGACTCATATGTTTCACCTGGCGCAAAGGATCGgtggcttaggccttctgacataCTCTGTACAGTGTACGCTTTGACCAAGGGAACGTTATCGTTATCAAATATCATGTCCTGTAACCAAGCCCATACGAACCTCTTGACCCGAGTCGGAGACATGACTTTATCATGCAATCAGCACCAGGCCTAATAAATTTTAGTTTCAGAATTGAAATATCATTAACTCATTCAGCAAGTATAGTTAAGACTTTAGTCCAGACTTCAAGACAAACATGTATTTGTAGGACATGTgccttcatgtaggcctacactggaATGTCGTTatctttttttgaaatattgagttGGTCATTTCTGATAAATGGTAATCTCTCGCTTTACAGAATAGATTCTGAATTGAGTGGATGTGATTTGTGCGATGTCAGAAATGCATGGAGAAAAGAGAAAGACAGGAGGCGAAGTGAGTAGGAACGTCAAAGTTCCCAAAACGTCTACAGATGCTAAGCCTTGGGGTTCTCCTCACCGCAGGAATGATGACAAGCAAGCCACCTCTTCCAGCCAAGAGAGGAGAGGAACAAGCAGTGATTTGAAGAAATCTGGTCCAGTACCGTCAACGTCCCATGATTCTGCGAGGAAAAGTCTGAAATACGGCAATGTTGCATCGGTGAAGAGGAGACTTATCTCGCCAAAGGAGGGAGAAAAGCGTGCCAGTAAAAATGAAAAGAGTGGACACACTCCCCCTGGGAACACCTTGTCTCCTCATCGAACGAGTCTACAGCGAACCCCTCCTCATTTGAGAAAATATTTCCTTCGTTCACCCATCAAAACTTCTCCGTTAAAAGGGGCTTCTTTGCTCACTACCCCCGTCAAGAGCCCATTGCGTAGAACAATTAAATCACCAGGTCAGTCGATTTCACCCCAGCGATCGGGACATATGTGGAGGAGGTTACCCAACAGAAATTCTAGAGAATGTTCACCTTATAAGCTACGCTCTCCCGCTCGGAAGACTACTACCCCAGGGAAGTCAAACAAGTCTAAACATGAAGATGAACTGAATCTGTCTTCAGATGCAGGGCTGGAGCACCTTAAACTGTTGAGTGAACAACTCTCGTCGCTCAACCAAGATAGTGGCGCGTTGACGACAGCGATGTACGACTCAGAACATAGGAAACAGACTCCGGATAAAACTAAGAGAACTCCTGGGAAACTGCGGACATCTGACAAAGATAAGTGagtcgaatgtgtttttttaattctaAATTTTAGACACATTAAGTTTGTGTTACTTGCCTCATCGCTCAAACCAGATTGATTaatcaacatttcaaatgtcATTCGACCAAGTACCGGTACTCATTGCTGTCACTGGCTTAGTGTGAAAAAATCCTATTTGATTGCATTGACATATACTGCCACCTTGTGGTGAGCACCTATGCAAAGAAATTGTTCCCCACGaagatgtattttgaaaatatgtaATCTATCTGACATGTGATCGCATACTAACTCATTTGTTATGTAGTTCGTATAAAAGTTCTTGGATCTTGTATGCCTGGCATATAgaaaaatgtttacaaaattttcAAGTGTGACTTGATGCATTTTTTGCAGTACGGAAGTAAGAAAGTCCAGGAGTCCTGCAAGGTCTTTGCCGAGCACCTCGAAGAAATCGATTTCACCTTTGGGTgcagttgatgatgatgatgatgatgacatgtgGGACAGCTGCGATAGTGATGACTCGACAGAATTGAATATCGTGGAGCCAGATCTTGACCTGGAGGCTGTGTTAGATACTCAAGCTGATAAGAATAAATTGACTGTCTTgaatgtcaaaaatattttacatgtaAGTTTAGTTTCTTACACAGTGTGTATAGCTGAATGACTTTTGACTACAATTCTTTGATCTGGACTTCTATCTATGACACTTCTTCATGGACAGATTGTCAGTCTGACAAGACAGCTTGTCCGTAATATGAATTGTTGTGATGTAGCAGTTTGGGAAAATATATCCAAGCAGAAAGGTAGAAAGAAGTGTTCATCTCGAAAGCTTGTGGATTAAAATATGGTTTTGTAGAACCCATGGCCTTCGATAAGGAATTTAAAGTGCATTGTATTGTTTTTGGAAGCTCTATTCCAGGACATTTTAAATACTATTTCACTGGCATTTAGAAATCGTTTGGATGTAATGTTGAAATATTGAAACTTCCTCATAACTTCCAGGGCCctgttgttagaaagcatgttggcTTATagcatcatgttgacatgttgtttcatgtacatcaatgcagcatgatgttatgagcgaacatgctttctaacaaccggaccctgcatcatgtgcatgtcaCCTATTGAGTATAAAAGTGCATAAATAGAATCCTGTGTTTCCAGAACTTTGCTCTAGGACATTTTAAATGCTATTAAACGTTACTAAATGTAgtacttacatgtatattgattttggtatttttttgGCATTTATGTTGAAATATTGATACCCCCTTATTGTTTCCAGCACGTCATTACAAATGAACATGTTGTCGCCATGGTGCGCAGTAAACTACTGAAGGAGGACCCAACGGACAAATCATTTGAACCCAAGATGACGCGGTCCAAGGTCAAGGAAATCATGGAAACTGGTCAGGTGAGTGCGGCCGAGATCATCGATGAAAGAATTGGTTCCTCTTACTATTCAGTGCAACTAAATTACGCAATTGCGAAATATTTTTTAATGAGGGTTAAAACCCTTAAATTTGTTAGATGTGTTGAGATGTTGGAGTAGACTAACTCCTGTGTGGTTTAGACGTGGTAACTCGTAGACACCCCTAGACCTCTTTCTCAGTGTTTGCTTCCCTTAAAGATATTCCCACAGCACTCTAAGTCATTGTTTGTGTTGCCATAGCTGTGTATAGATGGCACCCCATCCCACTCCACCACCCCAAAAGGCTCCAGAAAAAATTATGAGTGTaagaaaatatcagaaaacGTCCTTTTACATAGGTATGAGCAATTTAAAATAACAAACAACAATTTCTTACAATTTTATTTCAGCAAATAGCTGTCGTACACGTAACTAAAAGAAATGAACACTGTGCAGTCACTCTTGAAAAGTAGATGGACAGTTAAGGGGTTAAACCTGGGCACTTGGACCAAAATGTGGAA
This is a stretch of genomic DNA from Lineus longissimus chromosome 2, tnLinLong1.2, whole genome shotgun sequence. It encodes these proteins:
- the LOC135483669 gene encoding peroxisomal sarcosine oxidase-like codes for the protein MALYDCVVVGAGIMGSCTAYHLAKEGKKTLLLEQFFLPHSRGGSSGQSRIIRKAYSKHYYGDMVAGSYEMWKEFEKESGEKLQYDTGFLVIGLDGTSSPSGEELKNMRATLQRFNIPHDELSNDQIKERYPTLNYPSSYRAVLDKAAGVLVAEKCVNVVQNLAKRFGCEIRDGTKVTEVIPGDDVTTVQTSNGNFKAKSVVLAAGAWTEKIINTLGIVLPVVPQRATVMYWKSKDPQQHLAKDGYPSISCRIEDGRGFFYLIPSLEYPGYCKASFHDYRRNSPDYCDPDSRNLASDAAFINDVATYIRRYMPGLEDKPSITEYCMYTESPDRDYVLDAHPKHKNIFIATGFSGHGFKLGPAVGKVLAEMATGCQPSYDISHFKIGRFLNKAKARL